A single genomic interval of Lactococcus sp. S-13 harbors:
- the trpS gene encoding tryptophan--tRNA ligase — MTKPIILTGDRPTGKLHIGHYVGSLQNRVKMQNEGKYDMFVFLADQQALTDHAKEPELIRQSVGDVALDYLAAGLDPAKSTIFIQSQIPELAELSMYYMNLVSLARLERNPTVKTEIAQKAFGESIPAGFLVYPVSQAADITAFKATHVPVGNDQKPMIEQTREIVRTFNNAYKTDVLVEPEGIYPENEAAGRLPGLDGNAKMSKSLGNGIFLADDMDTLKKKVMSMYTDPDHIKVEDPGKIEGNMVFHYLDVFGKPEDADTIAEMKAQYQAGGLGDVKTKRYLLEVLDRELSPIRERRIEFAKSIDYVYDMLKAGCLKAEAVAAATLDEVKDAMGINYFK, encoded by the coding sequence ATGACAAAACCAATCATCTTAACGGGCGACCGTCCTACTGGCAAGCTGCACATCGGTCACTACGTTGGCTCCCTGCAAAATCGAGTCAAAATGCAAAATGAAGGCAAATACGATATGTTCGTTTTCTTGGCTGACCAACAGGCGCTGACTGACCACGCTAAAGAACCTGAACTCATTCGTCAATCTGTGGGCGATGTGGCGCTGGACTACTTGGCGGCTGGTCTTGACCCTGCCAAATCAACCATTTTTATCCAAAGCCAAATTCCTGAGTTGGCTGAGTTGTCTATGTACTACATGAACTTGGTTTCTTTAGCTCGATTGGAACGCAATCCAACGGTTAAAACTGAAATTGCGCAGAAAGCCTTTGGTGAGTCGATTCCGGCTGGTTTCTTGGTTTATCCTGTGTCACAAGCGGCGGACATCACGGCTTTTAAAGCTACTCACGTGCCTGTAGGAAACGACCAAAAACCTATGATTGAGCAAACGCGTGAAATCGTGCGGACTTTCAACAATGCCTACAAGACGGACGTTTTGGTGGAACCAGAAGGCATTTACCCTGAAAATGAAGCGGCTGGTCGCCTGCCGGGACTTGATGGCAATGCTAAAATGTCCAAATCGCTGGGCAACGGCATTTTCTTAGCTGACGACATGGACACGCTCAAGAAAAAAGTCATGTCCATGTACACTGACCCCGACCACATCAAGGTCGAAGACCCCGGCAAAATCGAGGGCAACATGGTCTTCCATTATCTTGACGTTTTCGGCAAACCCGAAGATGCGGACACTATCGCTGAGATGAAGGCGCAATATCAAGCGGGCGGCTTGGGCGATGTCAAGACCAAGCGCTACTTGCTGGAAGTTCTCGACCGCGAGCTGTCGCCAATCCGCGAGCGACGCATTGAATTCGCGAAGAGCATAGACTACGTCTATGATATGCTCAAAGCTGGTTGCCTCAAAGCTGAAGCTGTGGCTGCTGCAACCCTTGACGAGGTAAAAGACGCCATGGGAATTAATTATTTTAAATAA